The Oncorhynchus tshawytscha isolate Ot180627B linkage group LG16, Otsh_v2.0, whole genome shotgun sequence nucleotide sequence CAATTGTGATTCTATTGTGATTAAGATACCAGTTGGAAATGGTtaaaagaaaatagtaaaaattgaCTAATTTAAACTTAAGTATTTTTCCAAAGTTTACTTTGCATCTCCTGACCATGTTAAATGTTTGTACAGCTCTCTTCATTCTCCTCCCTCTAACATGGAGGAGTGTGGGCTCGATTCAGCTGTTTGCTCCCAACGTGGTAACCAGAGATGTAACCATCTCCTGCCAGTACAATTCCAACTACAGGCAGAACACAAAGTACTGGTGTAGGGGACCAGTCTATGATTATTGTCAGATTGTGGTGAAGACCAGCaagcccagagtgagagaggggaggatcaGGAAGCTGGGGTCTTCACTATCACACTGAGGTAAAGTGATGAGGGGAAGTACTGGTGTGTCATCTCCAGACCAGGGAGGAATGTCTACACAGGTTTGAAGCTACAAGTCCTCAACACAGGTAATGCCACTCAGATTGTCCTGCTTCAACTTCAGAATGTGCTACCCACAGTGTTGTAAGACCATGCAATAAGCCAGATGAGTATGATCTGAATGAAGTTTATCATTGAATTTAAATCCAACTACTGTGTTCCTTCCACATAGCTTTCTGGAGAAAATTAGAATATACAAACACTGTATGTCCTTGTATTTGATCATATTGTAAATTATAACATGGCATTGTTATTTTTTGCATATATTTTTTACAGGCATATCTTCTTCAACTGCTACAACTACATCtataaattcaacaacaaaactGGAAGAGAGGAAAGTGCAACATCGTGAgtcctaaaaaaatatatattttgaatgGTTAGAATGTTAGGTCTATAGGGGGAAAACAAAAAGTATCATTGTATCCTTCCAATATTTATAGGGTAACCAACTCAAACAAGCAGATCCAGGTGTTTGATAGACAGACACGTCAAGTCAGGTAATTATACTAGACTACTTTTAGTTTTTCCTGATGTAGTTGGTGGGCTATTCTTCGGTGGATCCTCTTCATTTTGCTGTTGGGGAGTTTTTGGCAACAGGTGTTGAAGACAAAAGCTAcatgcaccaccaccaccaccagtaatTGCGAGATGACCGCAGGGACAGCACAACTCCTACGTTGTTTTATGCACTGTAGAAAATCAGGGTGGACCAGATTGATGAGCTCGCCCTACAATGTCTTTCTGCAGTGAGAATACACCCTCTTTAGATAATTATTTTGTAACGTAACTGCAGAAAAACATTGTTTTGAGCTCAAAAAGCAGTAGAAGCAGAATGCAAACCAGCAGAATGAAAATATTTCACCGACGCGATACGGCTCCCCACTTTAACCAAAATGATCAGTTCAAAAAGAGCCATTCGTTTGTGAACGACCCATCACTAGTGTAAGGTACGTTTTCTGTGGATCCCAGCTCATGCTGGGGTAGGGGGAAATGAGGCAGTGGATAAGGTTGTGAAGAAAGCTCTGAAGAGGTAGGAGATATATGTGGGGTTCCCATTAAGGGGCATGTAGAAGCATCATAGCAGACTGGTTGACACAGGAGTGGGAACGTGAATGGGGGATTCTATCCAGAATTCTGTGAGGTTGGTCAGTAGGTATGTGTGGAGTGAAAGGAGGGATGAGGTTCTGTTGACAAGGCTGAGGTTGGGTCATTGTGGATTGGGAAGTGGGTTATTGTTAGTGGGGAAACACCCAGATGAGAAGTGTAAGGCATGTGAAGAGGTAGAGACTGTGAAGCATGCCCTGTTATATTgatgagtggcacagcagtctaagacaTTGCATCTTAGtgtaagaggcgtcactacagtccctgtttcgaatccaggctgagtcacatctggctgtgattgggagttccaaagggcggtgcacaattgctCCAGTGTCGTCCGAGTTTGgatggtgtaggctgtcattgtaaataatcatttgttcttaactgacttgcctagttaaatcaaaaatATTGCTGAGGACACTTTTCTGCGAGTTGGGTGTAACTGAATTTTTGCTTGTAACAATCTTGGGCTCAAATGACAGGCAGAGACAAAATAGAAAGGAAACTGTTGTCGGTCTTTATTGCACCAGCCTGCACCTACAGTTGATAGGCTATTAGATATTTAAATGTGTAATTCTCCCTCCGATCTGAGACCGGCAGCAATACAGCGTCTAGTCTGCCGGAAACGCACAAGAAGAAGAAAGAGGTAAGGGAAATCTTTCGAATTACATGTTATCATCATCAATAGGGTATCAATTGAAATGATACCAACGCTGTTCATGAAGGTGTTTTATCTATAGGTTTGTCATTCATCGTTAGTAACAAATAAAATGAATATGAAATTGAGAATGAGATCTGCGAACACCAACCCAGATAGCTAGCAAACATTAGCTACGTCAGTTTAAATTAGTTAGAGCAAAGTATCTATTGTAGCTAGTTATCTTTTGTCATATATTTCTATTGAGTATTTAGTTGGTTGTTGCTACAACTTCTTCATTTAGACCTGGCTTGCTAGCCACATAGGAAACCAGTttcaaacgttagctagctaacgttcgtAGCATACAACCAGCTACTACTGGATACGTCTTCCCTGCCACTCGTCTTGAAGTCTTGTAGCTAACTTATGCGGAACTTTTTTCTTTGTCTTTTCTCTTTCAGACATACAGTAAACAGAGAACACAAATATGCAGACGATTAAATGTGTTGTGGTTGGAGATGGAGCGGTGGGAAAAACCTGCCTTTTGATTTCATACACAACCAACAAGTTCCCCTCTGAATATGTACCAACAGTATGTGTATCTTCTATAAATTGGGTTTATCTCAGTCACAGTGATTATTGATCACCAGAGTTAGGTGTCTCATTCTCGTGTTTCACACGCTTTAAAGAGACTTAGCTTGTTCTTCTCAATAATTACCATTCAGAATAATCATGGAACAGGACAGGATATCTCATTCTTTTCATTTTCTCATCACAGGTGTTTGATAACTATGCAGTAACTGTCATGATTGGAGGTGAACCTTACACTCTAGGATTATTTGATACTGCGGGTAAGAGTGGATCATTTTCAAGGACATGTTCACAATTTGAATAGATCATATTTTTGGTTGAATGCTATTCACATTTAATCAACACGTTATCTGTTTCCTTAGGTCAGGAGGATTATGACAGGTTACGGCCTTTGAGCTATCCCCAGACTGATGTTTTCCTAGTTTGTTTCTCTAGTGTTTCACCCTCTTCATTTGAGAATGTTAAAGAAAAGGTGAGTACAATGCCAAGCCCTTGAAGCATACAATGCACATGTTTTAATAAAGGAATATTGACTAAATTATATATTATTTCTAGTAGGTTAAATGGAATGTAAAATTGGTAACATGTGAAGTGATGGGGAAGATGCTAGTTATGACACATTCTGATGGACTATCTGATTGTTTGAAAATAATGTTTCCTCTCTCTTGCAGTGGGTACCTGAAATCACTCACCACTGTCCGAAGACACCATTCCTACTGGTTGGAACTCAGATTGACCTGAGAGATGACCCTTCCACAGTAGAGAAGCTGGCCAAGAACAAACAGAAGCCCATCAGCCCTGAGACAGCTGAGAAGCTCGCCCGTGACCTGAAAGCAGTCAAATACGTTGAGTGCTCTGCCCTAACACAGGTGAGACTTCTTTCTAAAACATATAgaaaatagggaatagagttatGACTTGCATAATAGCAACTTGTGTTAATGTGCATCTAGTCTGTGTTGTCTTTGTGCTAAGCTTGTCTTGCCTTCATTCTTTCTGTGTTAGTGGTGGCCTAGTATTGGAAACTCATCCGAATGCACTTTACTCTTGTATGTCTGCTAACTAACCTCTATCTAACACTGGTCatattcccctctttctcctccctctctatagcGAGGTCTGAAGAATGTATTTGATGAAGCTATCCTAGCAGCTCTAGAACCCCCTGAAACCCAGAGAAAATGCTGTCTGTTTTGACGGCGGTCTTTTAAAATATTTGCTTTGCGTCTGATCGTCTGCTGCGTCTTTTAATGTAAAGGAATGTCTATTTGTCAAGTAAATAACCAAGATGCTCTTTTTAAATGCGTGCCCATTAACTTCTTTCATTTCAATGTCGATTTTGTTTACGCCTAGCCTAGTCATAATAGCCCATACTACCTTGGCCTTCATGGCAAGGATGCTAACCTGTATTTTTCTATGGGAAAGAACATGTCCAGTTTGGCACTTAATTGGCAAGTTTACGTAAGACTGCAGCTGAGTTTGTTTTCCTTTTATAAGATAGTATTACCAGTTGTGGTTACACACTGCaaggtaaaaaatgtatttggtaCATTCATGTTTTGTGTTTGCAGAAAGGACTAAAGAATGTGTTTGATGAGGCAATACTGGCTGCCCTGGAGCCTCCGGAACCCAAGAAGAGGCGCAAATGTGTGCTGCTCTGAGCATTTCCTCTCTTCTATTGGTTAGAGCATTTCATCAACACTACTCGGAGAAAAGCAAACCATTATTGCACAACGTTACTTCACTCCTATTGGTAAATGACACACATATTTTTTACAATGTTTGCAAAGTAGTGTGTGAACTTAATTGATCTCTACTAGAACCTTTGCTCTTATGTAATAGTACACATCATTCCTAGAGCCATCTCAGTATTTTTCAGTTAAACAGATTGGTGGCTGCATAGTCTTATCAGAAGTGTGGAagggtcacagacacacacacagctgatgaTTGGGACCAGTGACAACAGGACAAAACAATTTTACCTTCAATACTGTTGGCAATATTCcccaagttttttttattttttaatgattCCCTTTTTTCAGGTGTATATAATGTTTTCATGAACACCTGAGGTGAACATAAATCCCCTTTCAATTGGGAAAGTGATAATAGATTCTGTAACAGTCGGTAGTAACAATGATATGTTGGTGCCAACCCAGTTACAACATATGCTATGTTTGTCAGGGCAGtatagtagtttttttttttttgtcttttaaaGCAAATGCCTTGTCTGATGTCACATACTCTATTGCATTCTAGGCACTTAAGTCTTTACTGCTCTGAATGAAACAGCTCATTGTTGCAGTGTAAAACCACCATGAGACTTTTGCTTTAGAATTTTACTCGGTTGACAGATTGTTCCTCCTTTGACAGGAACAGAATCTTACAAGATGTTTAtttgttttatacaaacatttaCATCTCCCGTTGTCACAATTTGAGTAAGTTAATTTCTTGAAATGTATCAACCAAATAAAGTTTAGAATTCTCAAGTGTGCATTCTTTTCTGATTCATTCtcaagagtaggagtgctgatatgCCCCTGATTTAAGTATGGGCTCTCAGTATATTGTATTGTCAGTGTTCTGGCATAGAGGATGACACTCACTCCACACTAGTTGAAGACACAAGGACAGTACACTTACATTTATTTAACATTGTAAAGGCATAAGAAGCAATCTCGACAGG carries:
- the LOC112216155 gene encoding cell division control protein 42 homolog isoform X1, with the protein product MQTIKCVVVGDGAVGKTCLLISYTTNKFPSEYVPTVFDNYAVTVMIGGEPYTLGLFDTAGQEDYDRLRPLSYPQTDVFLVCFSSVSPSSFENVKEKWVPEITHHCPKTPFLLVGTQIDLRDDPSTVEKLAKNKQKPISPETAEKLARDLKAVKYVECSALTQKGLKNVFDEAILAALEPPEPKKRRKCVLL
- the LOC112216155 gene encoding cell division control protein 42 homolog isoform X2, producing the protein MQTIKCVVVGDGAVGKTCLLISYTTNKFPSEYVPTVFDNYAVTVMIGGEPYTLGLFDTAGQEDYDRLRPLSYPQTDVFLVCFSSVSPSSFENVKEKWVPEITHHCPKTPFLLVGTQIDLRDDPSTVEKLAKNKQKPISPETAEKLARDLKAVKYVECSALTQRGLKNVFDEAILAALEPPETQRKCCLF